A genome region from Bradyrhizobium sp. WSM1417 includes the following:
- the ftsE gene encoding cell division ATP-binding protein FtsE has translation MVRFENVGLRYGLGPEVLRDLNFQIPAHSFQFLTGPSGAGKTSLLRLLFLSHRPTRGLVNLFGHDISQLGKDEIADLRKRIGIVLQDFRLLDHMTTYENVALPFRVMGRSESSYRKEVIDLLKWVGLGERMDALPPILSGGEKQRAAIARAVISRPQLLLADEPTGSVDPTLGRRLLRLFIELNKSGTAVIIATHDIALMDQYEARRFVLHQGRLHVYE, from the coding sequence TTGGTTCGGTTCGAAAATGTCGGATTGCGTTACGGCCTGGGGCCCGAGGTCCTGCGTGACCTCAACTTCCAGATCCCGGCGCATTCCTTCCAGTTTCTCACCGGCCCGTCCGGCGCCGGCAAGACCTCGTTGCTGCGCCTGCTGTTCCTGTCGCATCGCCCGACGCGGGGGCTCGTCAATTTGTTCGGTCACGACATCTCGCAGCTCGGCAAGGACGAGATCGCAGACCTGCGCAAACGCATCGGCATCGTGCTCCAGGATTTCCGCCTGCTCGACCACATGACCACCTATGAGAACGTCGCGCTGCCGTTCCGCGTCATGGGCCGCAGCGAATCGAGCTACCGCAAGGAGGTCATCGACCTCCTGAAATGGGTAGGGCTCGGCGAACGCATGGACGCGCTGCCGCCGATCCTGTCTGGCGGCGAGAAGCAGCGCGCGGCGATCGCGCGCGCCGTGATCTCCCGGCCGCAGCTGCTGCTGGCCGACGAGCCGACCGGCAGCGTCGATCCGACGCTCGGCCGCCGCCTGCTGCGGCTGTTCATCGAGCTCAACAAGTCAGGCACCGCCGTCATCATCGCCACCCACGATATCGCCCTGATGGACCAGTACGAGGCGCGACGCTTCGTGCTGCACCAGGGACGGCTGCACGTCTATGAGTAG
- a CDS encoding ABC transporter permease → MSRPDERGVLVDLGQEGPPLPARARNMSPIVPRASIHGRALVAVVAIMTFLASMTTGTVLLVSASAAEWQSDVASEITIQVRPQTGRDLERDTAAVTEAMRAQAGIVEVKPFTKDESGKLLEPWLGTGLSMDDLPVPRMIIARVQPGTALDLGALRARVTQVAPSASVDDHRAWIERMRSMTNATVLAGLGILALVIVATIISVSFATRGAMAANRPIVEVLHFVGAGDRYIANRFLRHFLRLGLEGGVIGGGAAMLVFGFSESIAGWFSGTPVGDQFAALLGTFSLRPSGYIVLAVQAVLIGAITAVASRQTLFATLNDVD, encoded by the coding sequence ATGAGTAGGCCCGACGAACGCGGCGTGCTGGTCGATCTCGGACAGGAAGGGCCGCCGCTTCCGGCCAGGGCGCGCAACATGTCGCCGATCGTGCCGCGCGCCTCGATCCACGGCCGCGCGCTGGTCGCCGTCGTCGCCATCATGACCTTCCTGGCGTCGATGACGACCGGCACGGTGCTGCTGGTGAGCGCCTCCGCCGCCGAATGGCAGTCGGATGTCGCGAGCGAGATCACCATCCAGGTCCGCCCGCAGACGGGCCGCGATCTCGAACGCGACACCGCGGCGGTGACCGAGGCCATGCGCGCGCAAGCCGGCATCGTCGAGGTCAAGCCGTTCACTAAGGACGAGAGCGGCAAGCTGCTCGAGCCCTGGCTCGGCACCGGGCTGTCGATGGACGATCTGCCGGTGCCGCGCATGATCATCGCGCGCGTGCAGCCCGGCACGGCGCTCGATCTCGGCGCTCTGCGCGCCCGCGTGACCCAGGTGGCGCCAAGCGCCAGCGTCGACGATCACCGCGCCTGGATCGAGCGCATGCGCTCGATGACCAATGCCACCGTGCTCGCCGGCCTCGGCATCCTCGCGCTCGTCATCGTCGCCACCATCATCTCGGTGTCGTTCGCGACCCGGGGCGCCATGGCGGCGAACCGTCCGATCGTCGAGGTGCTGCATTTCGTCGGCGCCGGCGACCGCTACATCGCCAACCGCTTCCTGCGTCATTTCCTCAGGCTGGGGCTGGAGGGCGGCGTGATCGGCGGCGGCGCCGCCATGCTGGTGTTCGGCTTCTCCGAGTCGATTGCAGGCTGGTTTTCCGGCACCCCCGTCGGCGACCAGTTCGCCGCGCTGCTCGGCACCTTCTCGCTGCGGCCGTCCGGCTACATCGTGCTCGCGGTGCAGGCCGTGCTGATCGGCGCCATCACCGCGGTCGCCTCGCGCCAGACGCTGTTCGCGACGCTGAATGATGTCGATTGA